A window of Planctomycetota bacterium contains these coding sequences:
- a CDS encoding SpoIIE family protein phosphatase: MARSRAPATNHRANGDASRQSPTLAYESSLVTTRYEHGLETERATLLRRRFLWYTGTILGVSILYSPLSVISLLMSEGLGRLAEVLNLINFVVSFTAFAIAFWYVRRRVRAERLVYHIAFWLIVGSGLLSLVTGRAVGELTVRNPGGSASFQAGFEQGASIGGSVRRTADDDDSPTTQPATATDAPAGGDPATTEAEPAEPVASVPDPPGATAAEDAVASAPAPLVPQGTTASRVLRSILSIVIVSGSLLITHLLACLFLPWTPREAWRPGRVLLAGAFAIVVVDLILGWGGLGYLLGAIVFYPLTILPGIGWCWWRHSAFREKYRLRFVSEQYRQMEQELSGARRVHDSVLPKPRTLGQIRFGYAYEPAREIGGDLVFVHPRKPNPTNPDEPVSVVVLDVAGHGIAAALTVNRLVGELERIFAEQPDVPPDRLMRLLNRYAFLTLARHRAFVTGFAVRVDLSLDKPLQVCGAGHPDAFLCHADDRETSRVGSRAMMLGVLPPDAYEAPLESHAFDDGDALVLYTDGAAEARNIDGDMLRMDGVSEIAASAVREEQEVDRWPHAMLHRVALYRNGPPEDDTLVAVLYRDATSRFDQLASPTTMSDGLVAELV, encoded by the coding sequence ATGGCCCGCTCTCGCGCACCTGCGACCAACCACCGCGCCAACGGCGACGCCTCGCGTCAGAGCCCGACGCTGGCGTACGAGTCGTCGCTGGTCACGACGCGGTACGAGCACGGGCTGGAGACGGAGCGCGCGACACTGCTGCGTCGCCGATTCCTCTGGTACACTGGCACGATTCTGGGCGTTTCGATCCTCTATTCGCCATTGTCCGTCATCAGTCTGTTGATGAGCGAAGGGCTCGGACGCCTCGCAGAAGTGCTGAACCTGATTAACTTCGTCGTGTCGTTCACGGCCTTTGCGATCGCATTCTGGTACGTCCGCAGGCGAGTTCGGGCAGAGCGACTCGTGTACCACATCGCGTTCTGGCTCATCGTTGGCAGCGGTCTGTTGAGCCTCGTGACGGGCCGGGCCGTTGGGGAGTTGACGGTCCGCAATCCGGGCGGATCGGCGTCGTTCCAGGCTGGCTTCGAGCAGGGTGCCTCGATCGGTGGCAGCGTTCGCCGAACTGCCGACGACGACGATTCGCCCACCACCCAGCCTGCGACGGCAACCGACGCACCGGCAGGCGGTGATCCAGCCACGACGGAGGCCGAGCCGGCCGAACCCGTCGCGTCCGTTCCTGATCCGCCCGGCGCGACAGCCGCTGAAGACGCGGTCGCCAGCGCACCAGCGCCGCTGGTGCCTCAGGGCACGACGGCGTCGCGGGTGTTGAGGTCGATCCTGTCGATCGTCATCGTCAGCGGAAGCCTGCTCATCACGCACTTGCTGGCGTGCCTCTTTCTGCCGTGGACGCCGCGAGAAGCGTGGCGGCCGGGGCGGGTCCTTTTGGCGGGTGCGTTTGCGATCGTCGTGGTCGACCTGATCCTCGGCTGGGGCGGCCTCGGTTACCTGCTCGGGGCCATCGTCTTCTATCCGCTGACGATTTTGCCCGGCATCGGCTGGTGCTGGTGGCGGCACAGTGCGTTTCGCGAGAAGTACCGCCTCCGGTTCGTCAGCGAGCAGTACCGCCAGATGGAGCAGGAACTCTCCGGAGCGCGACGCGTGCACGACAGCGTCCTGCCGAAGCCGCGAACGCTCGGCCAGATCCGATTCGGCTACGCGTACGAGCCGGCTCGTGAGATCGGCGGCGACCTGGTCTTCGTCCATCCGCGGAAGCCCAATCCGACCAACCCGGACGAGCCCGTCAGCGTCGTCGTCCTCGATGTCGCCGGCCACGGGATTGCGGCGGCGCTCACGGTCAATCGGCTCGTCGGCGAGCTCGAACGCATCTTCGCCGAGCAACCCGATGTCCCTCCTGATCGTCTGATGCGGCTTCTGAACCGCTACGCCTTCCTCACGTTGGCCCGACACCGCGCTTTTGTGACCGGGTTTGCGGTGCGGGTCGACCTGTCGCTTGACAAGCCGCTGCAGGTGTGCGGAGCCGGTCATCCGGACGCTTTCCTCTGCCACGCCGACGATCGCGAGACGTCGCGTGTCGGCAGCCGTGCGATGATGCTGGGCGTTCTGCCGCCTGACGCCTACGAGGCGCCGCTGGAAAGCCACGCCTTCGATGACGGCGACGCCTTGGTGCTCTACACCGACGGCGCGGCCGAGGCTCGGAACATCGACGGTGACATGCTCCGCATGGACGGTGTGAGCGAGATTGCGGCATCCGCGGTCCGGGAAGAGCAAGAGGTCGACCGCTGGCCCCACGCGATGCTCCACCGCGTCGCCCTCTACCGCAACGGCCCGCCGGAGGACGACACGCTCGTCGCGGTCCTCTATCGCGACGCGACCAGCCGGTTCGACCAGCTGGCGTCCCCGACCACCATGAGCGACGGACTCGTCGCGGAACTGGTGTGA